A DNA window from Candidatus Poseidoniia archaeon contains the following coding sequences:
- a CDS encoding PKD domain-containing protein yields the protein MRPRPFLLLIAGFVLVMLAAGEADAAPTANIDSISPSPVRLDEEVTFNGTGSDSDGTIVAYQWNSSIDGFLSDEENFSISNLSVGNHTISFRVQDNDGNWSDAASELLIVKPLELEEVCLNEHANLTLHIHVMLLILDNGTPLTIPTSTGIDTETCPGGMHAIHTHDTSGKLHIETPYVTPVYLGTFFNIWAQPFSAEQVMHMVADANHTLTMKVDGVAYDSWELTLLADQQVIVVEYQAAGENGTVSPPPVDDTSNPPANDTSEQTYDADDDTRLPATSLLTTLVAVATIALKRRRSD from the coding sequence ATGCGCCCACGGCCGTTCCTGCTGCTGATTGCTGGTTTTGTACTGGTGATGCTGGCGGCGGGGGAAGCGGATGCAGCACCCACTGCCAATATTGATTCAATCTCTCCATCACCAGTCAGACTTGATGAAGAGGTCACTTTCAATGGTACCGGCTCGGACAGCGACGGCACAATTGTGGCCTATCAGTGGAACTCATCTATTGACGGGTTCCTGAGCGATGAGGAGAATTTCAGCATCAGCAACCTCAGCGTCGGTAACCATACAATTTCCTTCCGGGTACAGGATAATGACGGGAATTGGAGTGACGCCGCTTCAGAATTACTGATAGTCAAGCCGCTTGAACTGGAGGAGGTATGCCTGAACGAACATGCCAACCTGACATTGCACATACATGTCATGCTTCTCATATTAGACAATGGCACACCGCTGACGATACCGACTAGCACAGGTATTGATACTGAGACCTGCCCGGGCGGCATGCATGCCATACACACACACGACACCAGTGGGAAACTGCACATCGAAACGCCTTACGTGACTCCGGTGTACTTAGGGACATTCTTCAACATCTGGGCGCAGCCTTTCTCGGCAGAGCAAGTCATGCATATGGTTGCTGATGCCAATCACACATTGACTATGAAAGTGGATGGTGTGGCATACGATAGCTGGGAATTGACCCTTCTCGCAGACCAGCAAGTCATTGTTGTCGAATACCAAGCAGCTGGTGAGAATGGGACAGTTTCCCCTCCTCCTGTCGACGACACTAGCAACCCCCCCGCCAACGACACCTCCGAGCAGACATACGATGCAGACGACGATACCAGACTTCCTGCAACATCCTTGCTCACTACTTTAGTCGCTGTGGCTACAATCGCGCTGAAAAGGCGCCGAAGCGACTAA